The Humulus lupulus chromosome 4, drHumLupu1.1, whole genome shotgun sequence genome has a window encoding:
- the LOC133831833 gene encoding receptor-like protein 35 — protein sequence MLDLSNNNIYGQIPQNLMNSSLQRLEEIDISNNLITGFHNHQTILPWSSLRVLKIQSNLLQGQLPVLPSSVIHYDASENILSGEIPKSICNLSSILILDLSNNNLSGEFPRCSGGMISSSIIALNLRNNSFHGTIPLDCQQQESDLRMVDFSHNNFQGKLQRPFATCVNLEFLDFSYNQISDVFPTWLGRFPMLKVVLMRENKFHGVIWKPEYTKGEFPMLQIIDVSHNYFIGAFPSEYMRLWDAMKVFKVSNLKYMNAWENVTFNTHDFVGETTVYKYSTTFVMKSVATSYGKIPANLAVIDLSSDDFSGQIPESIGSLKALYSLNLSNNELTEHIPPSLGTLTELESLDLSQNQLSGKIPQQLAKLIFLQKFDVSHNNLTGLIPHENQFHTFENTSFEGNQGLCGDPLSKKCENWQLPSSSALNKYADSNFAIELDRKLVLAGLVSGLVIGVSLGEMVIPRTRLLWLIYFSRTRLAELMIRN from the coding sequence ATGTTGGACCTTTCCAATAACAATATATACGGCCAAATTCCCCAAAATTTAATGAACTCAAGTCTTCAACGCTTGGAAGAGATAGATATATCCAACAACTTGATAACAGGGTTTCATAACCATCAAACCATTCTACCTTGGTCTAGTCTGCGTGTGTTAAAAATCCAATCTAACTTGTTGCAAGGACAACTGCCAGTTCTTCCATCATCTGTCATACATTATGATGCCTCTGAAAATATTCTAAGTGGTGAAATTCCCAAGTCGATATGCAATTTGAGTTCAATTTTGATCCTTGATTTGTCAAACAATAACTTGAGTGGGGAGTTTCCTCGTTGTTCAGGCGGTATGATCAGTAGCTCTATAATAGCTTTGAATTTGAGAAACAACTCTTTCCATGGCACCATTCCTCTTGATTGTCAGCAGCAGGAAAGTGATTTGAGGATGGTGGATTTCAGTCACAATAATTTTCAGGGAAAACTTCAACGACCATTTGCAACATGTGTGAATCTTGAGTTTCTTGACTTTTCTTACAATCAAATCAGTGATGTGTTCCCCACTTGGCTTGGGAGGTTTCCTAtgttaaaagttgttttaatgaGGGAGAACAAATTTCATGGAGTCATATGGAAACCTGAATACACTAAGGGTGAGTTTCCAATGCTACAAATTATTGATGTGTCTCACAATTATTTCATAGGGGCATTTCCTTCTGAATATATGCGCTTATGGGATGCTATGAAAGTTTTTAAGGTGAGCAACTTGAAATACATGAACGCATGGGAAAATGTCACCTTTAACACACATGATTTTGTTGGTGAAACCACTGTGTATAAGTATTCAACAACATTTGTGATGAAAAGTGTGGCAACAAGCTATGGGAAAATCCCAGCAAATCTAGCAGTCATTGACCTATCGAGCGACGATTTCAGTGGTCAGATTCCTGAGTCCATTGGAAGCCTCAAGGCTCTCTACTCACTCAACCTTTCAAACAATGAGCTCACCGAGCACATTCCACCATCGCTGGGGACATTAACAGAACTGGAATCATTAGACCTTTCTCAAAACCAACTGTCGGGAAAGATTCCTCAGCAACTAGCAAAGCTAATATTCCTCCAAAAGTTTGATGTCTCTCATAACAATCTCACAGGTCTTATACCACATGAGAACCAGTTCCACACGTTCGAGAATACCTCATTTGAGGGTAATCAAGGACTGTGTGGAGACCCATTGTCGAAGAAATGTGAGAACTGGCAGCTCCCATCATCATCTGCTTTAAACAAATATGCTGATTCTAATTTTGCCATTGAACTAGACAGGAAACTTGTTTTGGCTGGACTTGTTAGCGGGCTTGTTATTGGAGTCTCTCTTGGGGAGATGGTGATCCCAAGGACGCGGTTGTTGTGGTTGATTTACTTCTCTAGAACAAGATTGGCGGAGCTGATGATCAGAAACTAA